One Xiphophorus maculatus strain JP 163 A chromosome 15, X_maculatus-5.0-male, whole genome shotgun sequence genomic window, TACTTAATTGAAGAGTCAAATCTAAAGATTCTagtctctttttattttctaaagctgGAAATGTGTTTAAAGTAATTGGTCTTTATTATTGCATCAAATGTGGCTATAGgttaatttttctttggaccaaattgatgcaaaaaaaattcaCCAAATAGTCCTGTACTAGTGCAAAGCACATTATGACAAAGAGATGACATGAGGATCTCCTGTCCTCATTTggctgtgaaaatgttttgaataatcTTTTTTCTTATCTTGTGGACCACAAAATATGGTTCTGACTTTTTTAGTAAGTGAAGACCTTGTTGTGTTCAGATTTTAGACACACCTTCCAAAAACAGTTACATTGGGAGCTACTACCAGCCTCCAGACAGAATTTCATTAGTACCAAAACATCTGGCGTCTCCTCTTGCTTCACCTCTCAACATGGACCAGACCACCAGCAGTCTGTCTCCGACCACACATAGCATAGACAACAAAGGTATGGAACAACGTTTTGTCTTCAACTAAAcaacagtgttttatttttgcttgactGTTTTCTTTAACTACCGCTCTCAGCCGTTGTAGATGCACTGAGGACCCTCCAGGAAAAAATCAGGAGGCTGGAACTGGAGCGGAGACAAGCAGAGAGGAGTTACACTCAGTTCTTTCAGGATGCTCGTAAGCGTCAGCAGGACTTCACATCACAGAGTCGGACTGAAGCCACCCTGCCTGGGACAGCGGTGGACCAGAAGCTGCAGTCTGCAGAAGCTCGCTGCAAAGTTCTTGAGAAGCAGTTGGAATACATGAAGAAAATGGTCGCAAATGTCAAGAAGGAGAGAAACGTTCTGATGGAAAATGAGGTAAAATGGTAACCATCCAAAAGACCAGACATGTAAAACCAGCTTGAtgactgaaaatatattcaagGTTCATTTCTAGGAAACTTGGATATTTAGTGatatgatttcatttttggtattcttgttttgttttttcactctaGGCGTCACTGCAGAAGCAACAGCTGAGCAGCCCAAACAACCAATATCagcaggagaagctggagaaaCTCGAATCGCAGTATCTCAAATTAAGTAAAACCCAAACACTCGCAgaggtaaaatattttctattttatgatAAAGTCAGCTCTGTACTTTTTAGTTTTCTATCAGCTAACACTGATTCTTTTCTGACACCACTCAGATGTAATGTTTCTGAGTCACTACATTAGCTAAAGCGGCCCAATATATGAACAATTATAAATGGAACAATCACAATTGCATCATAAAATGCAAAGTTTCTGTAATCTGTAGGTCAGATACCGAAAAATGTTGATGCTTTTTCCATATTCATTAACTCCTACTACTTTCTTTAATCGCCTTCACTAGGATCATGTACTTTTATCCCCTTTTTTAATTGCTAAAAATTAGATGGTTTAGGGAAATGTTCGTTGATGCACAAATGATTCTGTTGATTTCAAAACTGCTTTGTCTAAACTTATTCGGTACAATAACTTGTATTACACACTATACTCTATTAGGTCAAACTACTACAAACATGTTGCGGCATGTAAtactaaaatactaaattaaacttaaattattatttaaagataaaGATCATAAAAGGCTGAGCTTAAGTTATTGTTACGATTGTGTGTTTACTTTCAGATGAAGCTTTCTATCCTGGAGCAGAAGCTGCTGAATGAAGAGCATGAACGTAAACTTGTGCAGGAGAAAGCAGATGAGGTCAGTTAGCCTCTTCAAATGAACCTTATTGAAGTTATTTTCAGATTCTGTTTCTCCACAGTCAGTagtttatggtttttttttttttttttgtgcatggtTTCTCTACTTGCTCAGTTTTGCAATGTTTTAAGGACAAACTGTGCCTGCTAGGTTTCTGGCTAACATCAGTTTCTGAATCACCTTAAATAGAGTCATCTTCAGCAAGGAGGAAAAAATATGGGACTGTTGTGAAATGATCCTTCTAAATATCCAGAGAGTCTTTTTATGGGCTGACTTTCACAGTTGAGCTCAAGTGGCCATTAGAGGAATTGAGTTTTCATGTACTTGTGGGTTGACTTCATTCTTCAGTCTTAGTTTAAATATGATGTTAAACAACAGCTGGCAAGTCTCcgttgtattttttgttttagtcattagccgatttatgtttttcataccACAGCTGCAGAGGGAGTTGGATGTAAACCTTCGTTTGTCTGTTCCACCTACTGAAGAAACGAGGCCgaagaagaaaaccaaaaagacaaacaaggTGTAATAAACTGCTGGTATGCACATTATCTGAAAGATTTATACATCACAGTATTAATCAATGTGacttcttttcagaaaacaccaaaacagaaTGAGCTGGCAGCAAACAGCCTGGGGCTCAAAAAGATGCCTTTTGTTATAGGAACAGTAAGTCATCTCATGTTGTGCATAGATTTTCTTCTTTCGTGACTTACTTAGTCTTAATTTCTGTTTGATGTTACCGGTCATAGTCGACAAGCCCGAGCCATTCAGTGCATGCCAATGTTCAGAGCATCCTCCACATGATGAAGCACCACCAGCCTCAGCTGTGTGAGCGAGTGAGCGCCCTGCAGAGGTTTGGATGCAGCGTCAAGAAAAACCTTCACACAGATTTCTCTAATGGCGTCTCAAAGCCTGACAGTCCGCCTGCAGATCAGTCACTGACTTTACTGTCCGACCTGCTGCTGACCCTGCAGGATGAGCTCGGACAGATGAGCTTGtgagtaattattattttattttgggggttacttttgggtgtgtgtgggttttttgtttttttataatctctttttgcaaatgtttttgtcagtgACTATCAGGAATTGGAGTGTCAGATAGAAGCAACTGAAGAACCGGAGCAGCGAGAGGACCTGCAGAGAGAACTGGAAAGACTCGCTTCCAAGATGGAGGAGAAGGGAGCCCAGATCACCAAACTCCGCAAACATCAGCAGATGGTACTTGACTTAAAAAGTTTAGATTATTATGGCAGATTTGctcttaatttaattaattggtTATTTattggggctgcacagtggcgcagttggtagcactgttgccttgcagcaagaaggtcctgggttcgattcccggccagggtctttctgcatggagtttgcatgttctccctgtgcatgcgtgggttctctccgggtactccggcttcctcccacagtccaaaaacatgactgtcaggttaattggtttctctaaattctccctaggtgtgagtgtgtgtgtgcatggttgtttgtcctgtatgtctctgtgttgccctgcgacagactggcgacctgtccagggtgtaccccgcctctcgcccggaacgtagctggagatgggcaccagcaaccctcccgaccccattagggacaagggtgaacagaaaatggatggatggatggatggttatttattgatttttcccAATAGCAAGCATAAGTAACCAACTTTTGCATCgtatttt contains:
- the cep57l1 gene encoding centrosomal protein CEP57L1, translated to METHYDEILDTPSKNSYIGSYYQPPDRISLVPKHLASPLASPLNMDQTTSSLSPTTHSIDNKAVVDALRTLQEKIRRLELERRQAERSYTQFFQDARKRQQDFTSQSRTEATLPGTAVDQKLQSAEARCKVLEKQLEYMKKMVANVKKERNVLMENEASLQKQQLSSPNNQYQQEKLEKLESQYLKLSKTQTLAEMKLSILEQKLLNEEHERKLVQEKADELQRELDVNLRLSVPPTEETRPKKKTKKTNKKTPKQNELAANSLGLKKMPFVIGTSTSPSHSVHANVQSILHMMKHHQPQLCERVSALQRFGCSVKKNLHTDFSNGVSKPDSPPADQSLTLLSDLLLTLQDELGQMSFDYQELECQIEATEEPEQREDLQRELERLASKMEEKGAQITKLRKHQQMVHKLSRQHSEEPTVRKTSGIKLPVPSPVQDKQKVGRKGIVGQNNLQLLRETQKFRNSLKQDDLSWET